The Mucilaginibacter rubeus genomic interval GGATGCTTTCCGGTCCGATGGACTATACTCCCGGAGCTATGCGTAATGCCAGTAAAGCCAATTTTCGCCCGGTTAATGGTAACCCCATTAGCCAGGGAACGCGCTGCCATCAGTTGGCCATGTATACCATTTTTGAAGCCCCGTTGCAAATGATGGCCGATAACCCAACCGCTTATCAAAAAGAACAGGAAAGCACCGATTTCATAGCAGCCGTGCCTACAACTTTTGATGAAACTGTAGCCCTCACCGGGAAAGTAGGTGAATACGTAGCCATCGCCCGCAGAAAAAGTTCCACGTGGCACATTGGCGCAATGACTAATTGGGATGCACGTGAATTAGCTATCGATCTTTCCTTTTTAGGCGAAGGCACTTACAAGGCCGTAATTTTTGAAGATGGCATCAACGCCGACAGGGATGGTACTGATTATAAGCGAACTGTGGTTAATTTAACCTCAAAAGATAAGCTGAATATTAAACTGGCTTCCGGAGGAGGCTGGGCAGCGAGATTGGAGAAAGTTAATTAAATTTAATACAAGTACTTGATTTACAGTCAATAGAAAATAAAATTACAAATCCCCTCTTGAGAGGGGGCGCGATGGAATGAGCGAAAGCAGGGGTGTGTTTGTACGAGCGATTACCAGAGTAGAAACACACTCCTCCACCCCTCTCAAGAGGGGAACCACGCATTCCCCCGCTTTCAATCAATTACTCTCCTTCTGCTTATCCGCAGCTTCTTTAGCCGCTTTTTCCTTTTGTTTTTGGGCTTCTTTGGCTGCCTTTTCTTTATCCTCCTGAATTTGCTCCTTTACTTTTTTAATACTGTCCTGACGCTTTTGCTCCATTTTCTTTTTCTTATTAAAGAAACCTCTCAGCAAAAAGTTATGCTGGGCAGCAGTTAGGTCTTCATTAAGGGTATTGGTTGTGCTGTGAACTGTTTTAATGGTAGTTTGGGCTTGTTTAACGGTACCCTCCAGGTCGCGGGCCATTTTGTCGCTGTTAAGCAAACGACCTATACTCCCCTGCCCATTATTAATCTTGGCAACTATGCCGGTCAGGTTTTCGGTCAGCGATTCAGCGTTATCTGCTACTCGGGTAAGTTTATTGATAATCCTGTCTACATCAACCGGGTTTATCGACCCTAACTTTCCACCATCTTCAACCTCCTCGTGGCTTACAATACCTCCAGGCGCTATTACCACCAGCTTATCCCCCATTAAACCATCGCTGCCTATACTTAGCTTCGAATCCTTCTTGATAAACTTTTTAACGCTTTTATTCAGTGTAAGGTCAACCCGTACCGAACTATCGGTAACAATATTAATTGACTGTACTACACCTATGTTAATACCCGCAAACCGCACATTATTACCTACCTGTAAGCCGCTTACATTTTTGAACCGCCCGTAAACATGAAAGGTTGAATTGAACAGACTTTTTTGATTACCTATTAAAAATATAGCTACCAACAGCACAGCTAACCCCAAAAAGGTAAACAGGCCTATTTTTATTTTTTGAGATGACGTAGTTTTCATGAAGGTTCATTAAAAAAAGATCTAACCATTTCGTTATCCGATTTTTCAAGCTCTTTATAGGAGCCCTCGGCTATATATTCGCCATCATCCATTACCAGGATCCGGTCGGCCGTGATACGGGCACATTCCATATCGTGGGTGATAATGACAGATGATATTTCATATTTGCGCTGCAGGCGATTAATGAGCTCACTAATTTCGCGGGATGTAATGGGATCAAGCCCTGTAGTAGGCTCATCGTAAAGCATAATCTCTGGGTTAACGATCAGCGTACGGGCCAGACCTACCCTCTTCCTCATCCCTCCTGACAAATCGGAAGGCATTTTATCTATCGCGTCTAACAAACCAACGGCATCCAGTACGCCCTCAACCTTTTTGTTAATCTCTTTCTGATCTTTCAGTTTTAACACCCTTGTAAGCGGAAACTCCAGGTTATCACGCACTGTCATGGAATCATACAATGCCCCTCCCTGAAAAAGGAAGCCTATCTTCATTCTTAACTGCTTCAGCTCGTCATCGTTCATGGTAGTTATATTCTCACCAAAAACTTCCAACTCACCACCATCGGGTTGCAGCATACCAACCACGCACTGAATAGTCACAGATTTTCCCTGGCCCGATTTACCCAGCACCACAATGTTCTCGCCTTTCTTCAGGTCGAAAGTGATATTCTTAAGCACTTTCTTTTTACCAAAGGATTTTTTGATGCCTTTAGCATGTATCACCACCTCCTGCTTTTGTTCAGGTTCCTTTTTCTTAGCCTCGGTATGTTCGTCTGCTTTTTTCATCTTTATTTATAAAATAACAAACTGGTGATCTGGACAGCTATCGCATCAATAATGAAGATCCATAACGAGGCAGTCACTACGGCCGAATTAGCCGCAACACCTACGCTTTCGGTACCTTTATCGGAGTGATAACCTTTATAACATCCCACAAAGCCCACCGCAAAGCCAAAAAGCACAGTTTTAGCTACAGCGGGCAGCAGGTCGGTAAAATCAAGCGAGGCAATACATTTATTGAAGTAAAGAGAGAAACTGATACTATCGGTAAAGTTTAACGCCAGGAAACCACCAAACAGGCCGATAGCATCACCTATAATGGCCAATAATGGGATCATGAAACTGGTAGCCAATATCCGTGTAACCACCAGGTATTGCACCGGGTTGGCGCCAGATACTTCCATGGCATCAATCTGCTCGGTAACCTTCATACTGCCCAGCTCGGCACCAATACTTGATGCTATTTTGCCGGCGCAGATAATGGCAGTAATAACCGGCCCTATTTCACGAACAAGCGCAACCGAAAGTGTTTTGGGTAACATACTCTCGGCTCCGAGTGTAATGAGTGATGGCCTGAGTTGCAAAATAAGCACCAGGCCCATGATGAAGGAGGTAATGCCCACCAGCATCATGGATCTGTAGCCTATTTCATAGCATTGCCTCACAAACTCTGACCATTCAAAGCCGCCGGCAAATATGTTGCGAAAAAACCGCGTGAAGAATACTACATAGTCGCCTATGCCTTCAAGCCATTTTCTCCATCCGCTTAGTTCCTGCTGTGCTTCCATCAGTGAATCTTAAATAATTGTTAACTACAACAAAGCAAGGCTCAATTGTTTTTGAACTTTCAGTAATATTCACTTTCTGGACTTAGGTAAATACTGATTACGACATTGGTACGTCAATGATCAGGAAACTGGAGGGCTCTTCGGTTATAATTGTAAGTGAACTTGTATCATAAACGCCCAGCGCATCTTTTTTGTTTAAAACCTGGTTGTTTATTTTAGCCACTCCATCCAATACAAATACGTAAGCGCCGTTGCCCTTAGTTTTAATATCATAGTTAATGGTTTGCCCGGCTTCAAACTCTCCCATTGAAAATGTAGCGTCCTGGTTTATCCAGAGTTTATCGTTGCTTTTTTCGGGAGAAATCAGTGTGGTTAGCTCATTCAATTTAAACCTGTCTTTAAAATTCATCTGATCATAACGGGGCTGGATATTTCTTTCTTTAGGAAACAGCCAAATTTGCAGGGTATTAGCCGCTTCTTTATGCGAAGCATTATATTCGGAATGATAAACGCCTGTCCCGGCCGACATTACCTGTACTTCGCCCGCGTTAACTACACCGGCATTGCCCATGCTGTCTTTATGCTCCAACCCTCCTTTTAAAGGTATAGTGATAATTTCCATATTATCATGAGGGTGACTGCCAAAACCACGACCGGCTGCAATGATATCATCATTTAATACGCGCAATGCGCCGAAATTCATTTTCTCAGGGTTGTAATAGGATGCAAAGCTGAATGAAAAGTTTGCTTTTAACCATCCTATATCGTTGTGTCCCCGTTCTGCTTCGGGATAAAATATTGTTTTCATGCTATTTAAAATATATGTTTAAACACACAATATTTATTCCACAATTTAATTATGCGTATTTTTGCGGAAAATCAATAAGTAATGGCAAAAAAAGCTGTGATTGCAGGCTCAAGCGGACTTATTGGCAGTCATCTCCTGCAAATTTTATTGGAACAAGCCTATTTTGATGAAGTATTGATCCTGGTCAGAAAAAAACTACCACTTCAGCATCATAAATTAACGCAGCTTGTTATTGACTTTGAACAGCCCGAAACATACCAAAAAGAGCTGACCGGCCATGCTTTGTTTTGTTGTTTAGGATCAACCAAAAAGAAAACACCCGATTTAACTATCTATCGCAAGATTGATCATGATTATCCGTTATTACTGGCACAATTAGCTAAACAAAACGGTATTGAGCAATATCATTTAGTTTCATCAATAGGAGCCGATATAAACGGGGTTAATTTCTATACTAAAACCAAAGGTGAAACCGAGGCTGATATCAGCGCCGTAGGTGTACCTGCGGTACATATTTACAGGCCATCCTTTTTAGTGGGTGACAGGCAAGAAAGCAGGCCAATGGAAAAACTTGTTAATGGCTTAATGAAAGTGGTAAACCCACTGCTTTTTGGCAGCTGGAAAAAATACCGAAGCATAGCGGCATCTACGGTTGCTACGGCCATGTATCAACAATCAATAAAAAACGCGGCTGGTGTATTTATATACGAGTCGGATAACATAAAACAACTATCGTGAGTACTTATCTTTCTGCCGAGAACCTTGGCCATCAATTTCATGACAACTGGTTATTTAAAAATGTAACCATAGGTATTAATCGCGGCCGTAAGGTTGCTCTTGTAGGCGTTAATGGTGCCGGCAAATCAACCCTCTTAAAAATATTGGGTGGTACTATAAAACCTACCGAAGGTAAAGTAGTACAGGCCCGTGACCTTAATATGGGTTACCTGGAGCAGGATCCAAACTTCAAAAACGCGGTTACCATCAGCGATTATATTTTTCATGCCGATGATGTGCAGCAGCAGCTGATCCGCAGGTATGAGGAGTTGATGGAGAACGATCCTGAAAATACCAAAGCCATTGAAAAGGTAATGGAAGAGATGAGTGAGGTTGATGCCTGGGAATATGAGTACAAGATCAAAACCATTTTAGGCCGCTTAGATATCCATCATCTCAATCAACACATCACTACCCTATCGGGCGGGCAAAAGAAACGTTTGGCTTTAGCCAAGCTACTAATTGAAGACCCTGAAGTTTACATTTTAGATGAGCCTACCAACCACCTGGACATTGATACTATTGAATGGCTGGAGAAATTATTGACCGAGGGAAACAAAACCATTTTGATGGTAACGCATGACAGGTATTTCCTGGATAACGTATGTAATGAGATATTAGAGATTGATCGTGGCAAGATACAGCCTTATAATGGCAGCTACGGCTATTACCTCGAAAAGAAAGCTGAACGTGAAGCAGCAGATGAAGCAGCATTTCAGAAAAACTCAAACTTGTTAAGGAAAGAGCTTGAATGGATGCGCCGCCAACCCCAGGCCCGTGGTACTAAATCAAAAGCCCGTATTGATGCTTATTATGATCTGGAAGAGAAAACCAAGAATGGCGGCATCCGTGATAAGGTTGAATTGAGCGTTAAAACAGCGCGCCAGGGCAACAAGATCATGGAGATGGACAACCTGTACAAGTCATTCAATGGTAATACCTATATCAATAACTTCAGCTATATATTTAAAAAAGGCGACAGGATTGGTTTAGCTGGCCGTAATGGTAGCGGTAAATCGACCCTTTTAAATATAATCACAGGCGCTTTACAGCCAGATAAAGGAACTGTAGTGAAGGGAGAAACAACTGTAATAGGCTATTTTCACCAGGCTGGTATCACTTTTAAGGATGATGAGCGTGTTATTGATATCGTAAAGAACGTTGCGGAGTTTATTACCATGGCCGATGGTAAAACTATTTCGGCTTCTGCACTGCTTACCTTGTTCCTCTTCCCTCCTGCCAAGCAATATGGTTTTATATCAAAGCTAAGTGGTGGCGAAAAGAAACGTTTGCAGCTAATGAGCATCCTGATGAAGAACCCGAACTTCCTGATACTGGATGAGCCCACCAATGATTTGGATATTGACACATTAAACGTGCTGGAAGAGTTTTTAACCAACTACGGCGGTGTATTAATGATGGTATCGCACGATAGGTATTTGCTGGATAAACTAACTGATCAGCTATTCATCATGGAAGAAAAAGGCCATGTAAGGATCTTTAATGGTAACTATTCGTCATATCGTTTGGAATTGGAAGAAGCCAAACAACAAGCTAAGAAACCTGCTCCAGTAGCTCAAACCACTGCACCGGCAGCTAAAAAAAGCAAGTTAAGCTTTAAAGAAGCAAAGGAATTAGAAAACATTGAAGGAGAAATCAATACTATTGAAGCAAGCATAAAGGATAAAACTGCACAACTTGATACAGTAGGCATCGATCCTAAAAAGCTTGATGAGATATTAAAGCAAATAGAGGTTTTAAATAAGCAACTGGACGACAAAAGTGCCCGCTGGATGGAATTAACCGAGCTAAACGAAGGATAATGAAAACTTCAGATATCATAGCTACAACGGGTGTAATCATCCTTTTGATTGCATTCTTATTGAATTTAGCCGGTAAATTATCGGCTCAGAGCAAGCTGTACAGCTTAATGAATTTTATAGGAGCAGGTACCTGCGGCTATGCTTCGTACATGATAGGCTTCTACCCTTTTGTGGTTTTAGAAAGCATTTGGGCAATTGTAGCTTTAATATCATTATTCAGGGTTCCACGTGGAACATCTGCTTAGATGAGGTAATTTTGTAGTTTAAACATGAAGTAGTAAGCCTAACGCTTAAAGTCTTCATTCAAAATTCTGATATATATTATAACAAAACGTTCCACGTGGAACGTTTTTCAAAGTCAAAGGTTCAAACTTTAAGTCAAGTATAAAATTAGACTTACGGCTCCGAACTACCGACTCAAGACTTAAAAAAGCAACGTTCCACGTGGAACAAGGAGGATAAAATGTTTAGGAAATATAATGTAATTGTAGTTGGTGCGGGGCATGCGGGCTGTGAAGCTGCCGCTGCTGCTGCCAACTTAGGTTCATCAGTATTACTGATAACCATGAATATGGGTACTCTTGCTCAGATGAGCTGCAACCCTGCTATGGGCGGTGTAGCCAAGGGACAGATAGTACGTGAAATAGATGCGTTGGGAGGATATTCGGGCATTATAACTGATAAAACATCTATCCAATTCAGGATGCTTAACCAGTCAAAAGGCCCTGCGATGTGGAGCCCACGCGCTCAAAGCGACCGCATGAGGTTTGCCGAAGAGTGGCGTTTATCCTTAGAGCGTACTCCTAATGTCGATTTTTGGCAGGATACCGTAACCTCATTATTGGTAAAAAACAACACCGTTTGTGGTGTACGTACTTCCATAGGTATCGAAATTGAAGCGGATGCAGTAGTATTAACCAACGGGACTTTCCTGAATGGTGTGATCCATATTGGTGAAAAAAAGTTTGGCGGAGGCCGTACAGGTGAGAAAGCAGCTACCGGTTTAACCGAGCAATTGGTGGAGTTAGGCTTTGAAGCAGGCCGTATGAAGACCGGTACCCCACCCCGTGTAGATGGCCGCAGTCTTAACTATAGCCTGATGGAAGAGCAATGGGGAGACCCTATAAGGGGTAAATTTTCCTTCACCGATGTACCTTTTATAGAAGAGCAACGCTGCTGCTGGATTACCTATACTAACACTGATGTACACGAAACTTTGAAAGAAGGCTTCGAAAAATCGCCGATGTTTACCGGCCGCATCAAAGGTTTAGGCCCGCGTTATTGTCCATCAATTGAAGACAAGATCAACCGTTTTGCTGAGCGTGACCGTCACCAAATTTTTGTTGAACCGGAAGGATTGAATACAGTTGAGATCTACGTAAATGGTTTCTCTACCTCCCTGCCTGAGGATGTACAATACAAAGCACTGACCAAAATCCCGGGATTTGAAAATGCGAAAATGTTCAGGCCAGGCTATGCTATCGAATACGATTTCTTCCCTCCTACACAATTAGGCTTAACGCTGGAGACTAAACAGATCAGCAACCTATACTTCGCCGGGCAAATCAATGGCACTACCGGCTATGAGGAAGCGGCATCACAAGGCTTTATTGCGGGTATCAACGCGCACCAAAAAATCAATGATAAACATGAGTTGATCCTGAAAAGATCAGAATCATATATAGGTGTTTTGATAGACGACCTGGTGACCAAAGGTACGGAAGAGCCTTACCGCATGTTCACTTCAAGAGCCGAGCACCGCTTGTTATTACGCCAGGATAATGCTGATATCAGGCTCTCTCCTATGGGTCATGAGTTAGGCCTGATTAGTGATGAACGTTTGGAAAAGGTAAACCAAAAAGTAAAAAACTCCGACGACATTGTAGCTTATACCAAAAGCAAGTCAATCGATCCTTCAACGGTAAATGGCCTGTTAGAAGAATTAGGCACCAGCGCGCTTACACAAAGTAATAAGCTATTCAATTTATTGAGCCGCCCACAGGTTACTTTTGATGATCTTAAAAAAGCAGACGCTCCTTTGGCAGAACTATTCTCGGCCTATGATAAAGAAACTATTGAGCAGGCTGAAATAAAAATCAAATATGAGAGTTATTTCATCAAAGAGATGGAGATTGTAGACAAGATGAAAAAAATGGAAGACCGTGAGATCAATCCAAATTTTGATTATCACACTTTGGTGTCGTTGTCAAAAGAGGCCCGTGAAAAATTGATGCGGATAAAACCGCGCACTTTAGGTCAGGCATCACGCATATCAGGCGTTTCGCCGTCCGATATCTCTGTTTTAATGGTTCACGTATCAAGATAACACGTAAATAACTGATAATTAATTGATTATAAAATATCCTTTAAAATCGATTATTTTTAATTTTTAATAGTACTTGTTATAAAAACATAAAAATCGCTTATATCGCCTAAAAACCATGTTAAATACAAAATCGGCTATTTTTTACAAAAATTCGTTACTGATTTTTATCGTTTTATTCATTTTTGGATGCGCGGCCCAACAACCACCGCAAGGAGGGCCGCGCGACCAGACTCCGCCCAAATTAGTGAAGGCAATTCCCGGAAATAAAACCAGGAATTTTAATGCCAAACAAATCGACCTTGAATTTGATGAGTTTATCAAACTCACCAACGCTTACCAGGAGATTAGCATGAGCCCGGCTATGGAAAAACAACCCGAGTACTCATCCAACAAAAGAAAATTAAAAATCGAGTTTAAAGACACCCTTCTGAAAAATACAACTTACGTTATCAATTTTGGGAAGGCGATACAAGATGTGAACGAAAGTAACATCCTAAAAAATTTCACTTACGTTTTTTCGACAGGCAGTCATATCGACTCGTTGAGCATTAGCGGTTCTGTCACCAACACGCTCACCCAGGAAAAAGAGAAAGACGTATTAGTATTTATTTTCCCGGTGAAACAGGATACACTCTTCGGAAAAAAGAAGCCATCCATTTTCGCACTTACGGATTCATCAGGAAATTTTGCTTTGAATAATCTGCGTGAAGACGACTATCGGATCTACGCCTTAAAAGAAGCAAGCCCGGATAAAATATTTAACCGCGATGACGAACTGATCGCCTTCCTTAAAAAACCGATCCATCTTAGGGCCGATACTTCAAACATTCAATTAAACTTATTTAAGCAGGATCCTGAAAAATTCAGAGTATCAGAAAAGCGTTTTGATACCGACGGAAAATTACTGTTGGTTTTCAATAAAGGTTTAACGCAGCCGGCCGTTAAGATCCTCTACCCTTCTGACGTAGATAACCGGAAACAAGTATCCTTTTCCCGTACCAAGGATACCGCATCTGTTTACCTGCGCAACATGAACTTTGATTCGTTAAGGGTAGCCATATTTGATAAGGGTAAAGCGATAGATACTATTTACCAATTAAAGCGTAAAAACGAAAGCTTTACACGCACTTTAACGGCAAGTTACAATATTGGTAACGATAGCAAACTAAAACCCGGCAGCAACCTGGTAGTCACTGCAAGCATTCCTATTGAAAGCTTCGACCAATCCCAAATTACTTTAAATGAGGATTCGGTTGCCACAAGCGATTATACCATTCAAAAAGATACGGGAAATTATAAACTGCTTAACATAAAATACCGCTGGCGGGAAGCAAGTAAATACGAGTTGATAATTAACGATGGCGCTTTAACCGATATTTACGGCGATAAGAATAAACGCTTATCCAAAAAATTCCAAATCAATAAG includes:
- a CDS encoding MlaD family protein; its protein translation is MKTTSSQKIKIGLFTFLGLAVLLVAIFLIGNQKSLFNSTFHVYGRFKNVSGLQVGNNVRFAGINIGVVQSINIVTDSSVRVDLTLNKSVKKFIKKDSKLSIGSDGLMGDKLVVIAPGGIVSHEEVEDGGKLGSINPVDVDRIINKLTRVADNAESLTENLTGIVAKINNGQGSIGRLLNSDKMARDLEGTVKQAQTTIKTVHSTTNTLNEDLTAAQHNFLLRGFFNKKKKMEQKRQDSIKKVKEQIQEDKEKAAKEAQKQKEKAAKEAADKQKESN
- a CDS encoding ABC transporter ATP-binding protein translates to MKKADEHTEAKKKEPEQKQEVVIHAKGIKKSFGKKKVLKNITFDLKKGENIVVLGKSGQGKSVTIQCVVGMLQPDGGELEVFGENITTMNDDELKQLRMKIGFLFQGGALYDSMTVRDNLEFPLTRVLKLKDQKEINKKVEGVLDAVGLLDAIDKMPSDLSGGMRKRVGLARTLIVNPEIMLYDEPTTGLDPITSREISELINRLQRKYEISSVIITHDMECARITADRILVMDDGEYIAEGSYKELEKSDNEMVRSFFNEPS
- a CDS encoding MlaE family ABC transporter permease, with translation MEAQQELSGWRKWLEGIGDYVVFFTRFFRNIFAGGFEWSEFVRQCYEIGYRSMMLVGITSFIMGLVLILQLRPSLITLGAESMLPKTLSVALVREIGPVITAIICAGKIASSIGAELGSMKVTEQIDAMEVSGANPVQYLVVTRILATSFMIPLLAIIGDAIGLFGGFLALNFTDSISFSLYFNKCIASLDFTDLLPAVAKTVLFGFAVGFVGCYKGYHSDKGTESVGVAANSAVVTASLWIFIIDAIAVQITSLLFYK
- a CDS encoding pirin family protein, encoding MKTIFYPEAERGHNDIGWLKANFSFSFASYYNPEKMNFGALRVLNDDIIAAGRGFGSHPHDNMEIITIPLKGGLEHKDSMGNAGVVNAGEVQVMSAGTGVYHSEYNASHKEAANTLQIWLFPKERNIQPRYDQMNFKDRFKLNELTTLISPEKSNDKLWINQDATFSMGEFEAGQTINYDIKTKGNGAYVFVLDGVAKINNQVLNKKDALGVYDTSSLTIITEEPSSFLIIDVPMS
- a CDS encoding oxidoreductase; its protein translation is MAKKAVIAGSSGLIGSHLLQILLEQAYFDEVLILVRKKLPLQHHKLTQLVIDFEQPETYQKELTGHALFCCLGSTKKKTPDLTIYRKIDHDYPLLLAQLAKQNGIEQYHLVSSIGADINGVNFYTKTKGETEADISAVGVPAVHIYRPSFLVGDRQESRPMEKLVNGLMKVVNPLLFGSWKKYRSIAASTVATAMYQQSIKNAAGVFIYESDNIKQLS
- a CDS encoding ABC-F family ATP-binding cassette domain-containing protein, giving the protein MSTYLSAENLGHQFHDNWLFKNVTIGINRGRKVALVGVNGAGKSTLLKILGGTIKPTEGKVVQARDLNMGYLEQDPNFKNAVTISDYIFHADDVQQQLIRRYEELMENDPENTKAIEKVMEEMSEVDAWEYEYKIKTILGRLDIHHLNQHITTLSGGQKKRLALAKLLIEDPEVYILDEPTNHLDIDTIEWLEKLLTEGNKTILMVTHDRYFLDNVCNEILEIDRGKIQPYNGSYGYYLEKKAEREAADEAAFQKNSNLLRKELEWMRRQPQARGTKSKARIDAYYDLEEKTKNGGIRDKVELSVKTARQGNKIMEMDNLYKSFNGNTYINNFSYIFKKGDRIGLAGRNGSGKSTLLNIITGALQPDKGTVVKGETTVIGYFHQAGITFKDDERVIDIVKNVAEFITMADGKTISASALLTLFLFPPAKQYGFISKLSGGEKKRLQLMSILMKNPNFLILDEPTNDLDIDTLNVLEEFLTNYGGVLMMVSHDRYLLDKLTDQLFIMEEKGHVRIFNGNYSSYRLELEEAKQQAKKPAPVAQTTAPAAKKSKLSFKEAKELENIEGEINTIEASIKDKTAQLDTVGIDPKKLDEILKQIEVLNKQLDDKSARWMELTELNEG
- a CDS encoding CBU_0592 family membrane protein, translating into MKTSDIIATTGVIILLIAFLLNLAGKLSAQSKLYSLMNFIGAGTCGYASYMIGFYPFVVLESIWAIVALISLFRVPRGTSA
- the mnmG gene encoding tRNA uridine-5-carboxymethylaminomethyl(34) synthesis enzyme MnmG, with amino-acid sequence MFRKYNVIVVGAGHAGCEAAAAAANLGSSVLLITMNMGTLAQMSCNPAMGGVAKGQIVREIDALGGYSGIITDKTSIQFRMLNQSKGPAMWSPRAQSDRMRFAEEWRLSLERTPNVDFWQDTVTSLLVKNNTVCGVRTSIGIEIEADAVVLTNGTFLNGVIHIGEKKFGGGRTGEKAATGLTEQLVELGFEAGRMKTGTPPRVDGRSLNYSLMEEQWGDPIRGKFSFTDVPFIEEQRCCWITYTNTDVHETLKEGFEKSPMFTGRIKGLGPRYCPSIEDKINRFAERDRHQIFVEPEGLNTVEIYVNGFSTSLPEDVQYKALTKIPGFENAKMFRPGYAIEYDFFPPTQLGLTLETKQISNLYFAGQINGTTGYEEAASQGFIAGINAHQKINDKHELILKRSESYIGVLIDDLVTKGTEEPYRMFTSRAEHRLLLRQDNADIRLSPMGHELGLISDERLEKVNQKVKNSDDIVAYTKSKSIDPSTVNGLLEELGTSALTQSNKLFNLLSRPQVTFDDLKKADAPLAELFSAYDKETIEQAEIKIKYESYFIKEMEIVDKMKKMEDREINPNFDYHTLVSLSKEAREKLMRIKPRTLGQASRISGVSPSDISVLMVHVSR
- a CDS encoding Ig-like domain-containing protein encodes the protein MLNTKSAIFYKNSLLIFIVLFIFGCAAQQPPQGGPRDQTPPKLVKAIPGNKTRNFNAKQIDLEFDEFIKLTNAYQEISMSPAMEKQPEYSSNKRKLKIEFKDTLLKNTTYVINFGKAIQDVNESNILKNFTYVFSTGSHIDSLSISGSVTNTLTQEKEKDVLVFIFPVKQDTLFGKKKPSIFALTDSSGNFALNNLREDDYRIYALKEASPDKIFNRDDELIAFLKKPIHLRADTSNIQLNLFKQDPEKFRVSEKRFDTDGKLLLVFNKGLTQPAVKILYPSDVDNRKQVSFSRTKDTASVYLRNMNFDSLRVAIFDKGKAIDTIYQLKRKNESFTRTLTASYNIGNDSKLKPGSNLVVTASIPIESFDQSQITLNEDSVATSDYTIQKDTGNYKLLNIKYRWREASKYELIINDGALTDIYGDKNKRLSKKFQINKLDNYSQLTVKLTVPDTAKAYVVELLSEDKKLIQSDAITKSTSLVYKGILAAKYYVRIIYDENKNGKWDSGNVKLKRQPENIWLNEKLITLRPNWEAEETVTIPKEKVTP